The Naumovozyma dairenensis CBS 421 chromosome 2, complete genome genome segment GATTTATagattttaaagaattcattACTGTACTAAGTACTACCTCCAGGGGTACGCTGGAGGAAAAATTGGTTTGGGCTTTCCAATTGTATGATTTGAATCACGATGGGTATATCACCTACGATGAAATGTTGACTGTCGTCTCAAGTGTATACAAAATGATGGGTTCTATGgttaaattgaatgatgacGAAGCTACTCCGCAATTGAGAGTAGATAAAATCTTTAGCTTAATGGATAAAGATCAAGATGGGTACATTACTTTGGATGAATTTAGAGAGGGGTCCAGAGTGGATCCTTCTATAATTAGTGCATTGAACTTATACGAAGGTTTGGTGTAGACCTCACCGGTACCATCTTTCCAGTTTTTAATTAGTCATTTTTCTTATACATACATGCACCCACATTACattacattattatatacaCGTATATATACACTAAGcatattcttttattattttattattattttttgtcACCTGTCTCTTTTTCCTATACCTTTCTAGTTTTAGTATATTTCTCGACAAATTCTCTCTTCGATTCAATACCTAAAGTCTTGGAAACTAACTTATATTTATCACCATCATTTAATGAACTTCTTAATTCATCTAATGTAGCACTAATCCTTTGGGGTTCAGTGATCTTACATTTATAATGAACTTTTTTAGTTAACATCCTAATTAAGAACGTAAATTTCCCAACAGGTAAAGGTGTCactaatgaattattgattttcaaaataatattttgaatgtCGAAATTATGACGATTGTTCATTTCCCATTCTGGATCAatgaaacttttcaattcagATGAGTTTATCCCAAATGGTAATACACTTTTGCCATTGGAACATGTCCCCTCgataaataagaaattaacAGTATTTTTCAACGCTCCCAAATTTTGGACCTTTTCCTTACTGTATTTGGTAACATTTAATGATCCATTCAAAgtaaaacaaataaatttaaataatcgCATCTTATAAATAGAACCATCAGAATCTGGTACCAAAAATGAACAACTACCCTgtgaaatcaaatataacATTAAACAATCTAAAGatgattgataatttaCAACGTATAACTGTGATTTCATCGGATAATGTTTCTCAGGTTTAACCAATCGTCTTTTCACTCCAACTACATTAATGTCACTTTTCCATCCAAATAATGAACCTAAATTCCATTTTAATACGGTTCGAGAACCAGTGATatggaaaagaataatTAATGGAGATATTATAATCATCttaatcaataatatcaatcCATACCCCAATTGAATGACCACATTAGGATCTTTATTATTCCCAGAAGTAGGCGGTAAAAATGGAGCAATACCAGTCCCCTTATCTCTCCAATTCGTAAACTTTTCCATTATATTATCACTCAGCACTAAGGAATATTGCAACAAAGTCAATCAGTAATTTAGCTCTTATTAAAGTTGTCGCTCTTTTGTATTTCCatatatacttttatttcagtaaatttatatatatttttcacttttacGTATGCCACTCGTTTAGTATGAAAAAACAATatcttcaagaaaaattatgtcaatttcaatattaatatcaaggaaaaaaaaaaaagaaacaaatacaCAGCCAGGTCATCAGAAAATCGAGAATTATCCCAATATTGAAGGTTTAGATCCCTGAATCTCAACCATACAACACCACCTGCTCCAtatcttcctttttttGCACTTTCCCAAGCTAGATCATACATATGTCCTTCCCAGACGTCTTGAGAAACGGTGACGATTTCTTAAAACAATATCCTAGACAAAGTAGAATATGGACAATACTATCATATGGTACTTCCTTAATCACAGTAAGTCTCTCCAAACTATTCTTACATACATTCTATAGCATCAAAGTGAACAATTTCGAAGTTCTTGAAAAGGCTGTTCAAACTgcagaaaatgaaaatagaGGTATAATGACAATGATGAATCACATGTCCATGGTGGATGACCCGACTTTTTGGGCTGCATTCCCACTACGATTATATAgacaaaaggaaaatattcGATGGTGTTTGGGAGCtgaaaatatttgtttccaaaataaattcttaGGTTACATGTTCTCATTGGGACAAGTATTAAGTACCAAGAGGTTTGGGGTGGGTCCATTTCAAGGGTCAATTGATGCTGCAATTAGATTGTTGAGCCCAGATGATTCTTTGGAAAGCTTGACTTGGAGACCATCCAAAGGtattaatgaatcattgaaacaacaacaaaattcTTCGTCCTTGACTAACCCTCcaataagaagaaataaacCATCGTGGGTTCATGTCTATCCTGAGGGATTTGTTTTACAATTACATCCACCATATTCTAATTCTATGAGATATTTTAAATGGGGGATTACAAGAATGATATTGGAATCTACAAAGCCTCCAGTTATCGTCCCAATTTTCACTACtggatttgaaaatattatttccGAGGAATCGGAAGAATCATTCTTAAAACAACTTTGGAAGAGTTTTGGTACTGAAATTAATATCACCATTGGTGATCCCttggataataaattaatcGATAATTTTAGAAATGAATGGAATCAATTAgtagaaaaatattttgatccCGAGAATCCTACTAATTTATCTACTCGTTTGAAATATGGTGAAGAAGCTCAAGATTTAAGAAGTAGAGTTGCCGCAGAATTGAGAAATCATGTCGCTAAAATCAGACATGATGTTAGAAATTTACCAAAAGAAGATCCCAGATTCCAATCACCCGCTTGGTGGAAAAAATATACCTCATCTGAAGGGAAATCAGATCCAGATGTCAAATTTATTGGTAAAAATTGGGCAATTAAACgtttacaaaatattttgaatattgaaCCAGCAATggataacaataacaacgGTGATGAGacaagaaataaaagagAAACCTCATCTAATAAACCAGATATTAAGAAAGATTAGTGTATTAGGTTTCCATTAGCCTACTGATCTTTAATATAGAATCGATGGCTTCACGAACCTTCGAATATCAAAAAGGCTCACCTCAATATACATACAACCTAAACACTATTTTATGATAAACAattgtatgtatgtatatcTGTATATATTGTAAATATACTTTAATGCATtgtatttaatttaattttttcttccttggTATAAAGGAGCACATTTTTTGTTTCGTGCTctgatgaatatttaataaattgcTAGACagaattttattatttcgaTATAGTTGCTCCTCCCATTTTTGCGGAATTAACTTTTGATGCAAAACGTAAAGAATTCAAAGTTTCATTGACATAATTTATACTAGGAGATATATTGACAAACATTAAGGTCTTAGAATTCccaattaatgaatattgTAACAAATAAGTCAATTTGGAATTTCTGAAAGGAATATGTCTTTTCTTCGCATTCTCTTTGTCCTTTTCCGAGCCTGTTAAAGCATGAATGACATCACCGAGACAACTTAAAGATctattgatattttgagTCTCTCTTAATCTTTCCCCAGTTACCTGGGATgaattaattctttctgAACCTGCTAAATCAACCAAGTTTAAAATACCATATGACTTTTCTCCAGTTATTTCATTCGTCCCCTTCAAATGGATAATAAAGATACTATGGGAACGTGAAGAATGTTCATTCGAAAGTGTACTAGCTGTTGATCTCAATTTATTTGCTCTTCGTAGGATGTTATCTACAGTGATCTTTGAATCAAGCTTACACGTCGTTATATTTGTTACCTTAGTTGTTTGAGTTTCTGGATCATGTCTTATTTCATGTTTAGTTGAATTAGACTGCGATGGTGAAGCCAACAAGTCATTGACTTTGCCGTTATTATCGTGTTCATTTCTTAAAAGATCAAcgatattttcattatatatttccaCAAATTCacattcaatttcatatttCCACCctctttctttcaaattattcgtccaattgaaaatgtgCGATATAGTAGCAGGAATGATACCATCTTTAGGATGTAGCATAGTATAAGTCTTACCTGATCCCGTTTGACCATACGCAAAAATACAAACATTGTAACCATCTAATGAACTTTGTACCAATTGACCAACTTCTTTAAAAACATCATCGtttgtttcattttgattgaatattttatcgaatttaaatttcaaagttGTGGAGTTATTGCtgctattattattcaatgcCTTTTGTATTTCCAGGGTTTGAGTACCATTGttatcatcaaattcagACACCTTTAGATGGCTGGTGTTGTTGCTTTCCTGTGGTAAAATCGGCGGACGAATTCTACAATATACTCTAATGTTACCTCTTAACTCTTGTAAAGTATTATGTAAACTACGTCTCATCGTTTCTTCCTTAAtcaatatttcattgatttctttcaaatcgACTTCtgtattttcaatataatcCTCTAGTTCAACTTTACGTCTCAATTTCTCTTCAACCTTTAGATCATTTTCGAGAATTTCGCTCTCTAAATTCGATGACTCACTTTGGGTCGTTTTCAAGATGTTTTGCAAGTCATCTAGCTTTTCTTTAAGGTTTTTGATTTCCGACTTTTGCGCTTTCGCCTTGGGTtctaattccttttcaattctttcattGAGAGATCCAACTTCATTGgtgattttttcatttatcTCTAGATTCGTTTTCCATTCTGCATGATATTTTTGCAAccattcttcttttatagTTCTATTTTTCTCCTCCACATCAGCTAACATAACTTTTAGAGTATCATCGTTAGTTagaattttatttgaaatatcttcCACTTTATTCAATAACGCATTTCtgttatcttcaaattttttgattttacTTTGTTTCAGTTTCTCAATTTTCAAGCGATACtcattttccattttattAAACTCAGCATTATTCTTAGCTtccaattgtttcaaatgTAATTGATGTCcttcatttaaatattttttcttattagttaacttttcattcaaattcctaatttcattttcctttgaTTTCAATAGTTGTTCTTTACTATTCTTTTCCTTGTACAGTTTCTCCCATTCAGATTGTAAATTAGCATACTCATCTTTATTTACGTTTAGTTCGTCtcttaaattatcaaaaattgttttcttttgaaacaattccTCCTGTAATTGGTTTAACTCCACTATACTATCCTTATGGAAAGATGTCAAATTCTTATCTGGAGAGTAATTACTacaattatcattattatcatttggTATTATCGAATTATTCCCGTCCGAGGATCCTATTAAAGACGCTCTAACAGAAGTTGATTCATTACTATTGGTAGGTCTTTTCGCCTGTGTTCGAGAAATCGCTGGTCTTGGGGGAGTAGTAGTAAACCGCCTTTTATATTGTTTATCTAAGTCATTGGTAAAATTTACATCCGGGATTGACGATGTTCCGCTCCCTCCAGTACTATATCGTATTGGGGTTTTGGGGAGTAGACTATTTGAATAGGTACGTTCATTATTCCTTCTCATTTATAATGTTGCTTTTTGAAGCTCTTCTATTAGGGTATGATCTCGATAAAGAATAATtctaatattcaaaaaaatggaattgaaaaagcagctctttttaaatatattttcgAGTATTCAAAGTAAAATGGATTTCCTAAACCTcgtatataataaaaaccGATGATAAATTCAACAGAGAATCCTTATTTGATGTCTTGTAACAAGTTTGTTTCATCAGGTTCAATTTTACAAATGGCTAAAATCAATTTATGTTGATACCTTTTGTTTACCATTACCCGGATGCTTGCTCtaaaaagtgaaaaattttgtGAAATTGCGCGATGAGCTGAAAATCTCAGATGAGATGGAAAacttgaaaataatactgTAATTGAAGAGGTTTTTTTATGGTTGAACTGTCATTTTTGGAATGATCAAGCACCATTCCTAATCGAGTTTTAAATATTACCTGCAAAGGCTATCAACATATTTTAGCATAACAGTGACATATAGCATGAGTTCGAAAGGGAGCGTAACGGTGAGGAAACCTAAAATGGAAAAAGTGAGAGATGAGCAAGACACTAAAGTAAAAGGCCTTGAGGCAAATAATAGTCTTAAAGAACTAAGCGGAAGTGACGAcagtgaagaagaagctgaTGAGATtcaagatgatgaattagattTATCTGACGTCTCTTCTGTATCAGAAGCTAATGGTAGCGAAGACGACGGTTCGGATGCCCATGAACGAggagaagaagacgaagaagaaggtgacgactttccaaagaaaaagaagtcTAAGAAAAGTAAGCATGATGATGGTTCCAATGATTTCTCTAGCGCAGTTAACGCAATCTTGTCATCACATTTGAAGGCATATGACAGAAAGGATCCAATTATGgcaagaaataaaaaagtgctgaagaaaaatgaatcaGATAAACTTGAACAGCAAGCCAGAAGGGTCCTAACAACAGAGAGGAAAAAACTATTAAATAAagcaagaaagaaagatatCATCCCAATTGCTTCCGGTGAAAATCAAAATGGTGAAGAGATTAGAGCTGTCCtagaaaaggaaacaaaacTAAGGAAAATTGCCCAAAAGGGTGTTGTAAAACTTTTTAATGCTATTCTTTCGACACAAGTGAAGACTGAAAAGGAAATCGCTACTACCATGGGTGATATCAAGaacagaaaagaaagagaaacCCTTATTACGGAAGTCTCAAAGGAAAAGTTCCTGGACTTGGTTAAGGCAGCCGGTGAAgataattaaaaaaatgcaATGAAAAAGCATTTATagaatatcaataatctttttttGCTAGATGTATCTGTATATTAAACATATTCTTCAACATTAGTATACCTTGCATTTTGAGATTTACCATTATTTGGTGATGATTGACTTTTGTAATAATGGCAACAAGTTGCTTTGTTTGAGTTTATATATGGTCATAGTCATGGATTCATTGCAAGGAAGTTATACTATCACTGAATTAACCACATCTTTATTGATATAATTCCGAAAAtggttttgaaaaataccTTAAAAAATTGTTTACTTTTGGCTCTAAATAATTACTGATTTGATCTCTTCCAACTTTTCAGGAACaagtttttcaattgagaAGTACATTAATTCAGAGGCTAAAAATCATGTAAAATATAGTCCCAAGTAGTTCTGTAAACTAGATATTTCAGCAACAgttaaagattttaatcCAGGTATTAACCAATTCTTTGGCTTAATTTTTAGGAAGGTTAACTTGCAACAATGGATGCAAATGCTAATTAAATTTTCCACATTTTGTGACACAAATCGGATAAGACATTAATGCCTGAATTCAAacagaaaataatactccatgaacaacaataaaGAATTTGTTGGATTTGAAACTGCTTCTCTACTATCTCTACCTACTGTAACCTCCATACTGTACCGTATTGTAATTTATATACCTTTTTACAGTTATTAAAAAGTTTATCAGGATGAGACAAACCTTAAATAGAAAAAACTTACTGCTAATCATTTTGTCAGTCAATTTGGAACAAATGCCTTCGTTTGAAGTGGAAGTATTTTTGCTTAACGACACACAGTAGAATTCCAGTGTGTGTGGCCTCTGGAAAAACTCTACGTTACTAGTATTCTAATAGTGTTCAAGTTGTAAATACACCGTTAAACATTTCCTATCAAACTTCGCTCAGAAGCATCCAATCTTTGATATCCTGTGTTATTCGTATTGTAAATTCCACCTTGAATGTAAGTAAGCTTTATATGAGtttattttaattatgATTAATAGTCTCTGATAATATAAGTAATAGAGTTCGTTCTTCCtgaaagtaaataaaaatataaaatataaaaaatataacaaCAGGAAAATCAGGAATTGAAACTTCGAGTTATTGGTCTATTTATACCTTTCTGATGGCAGGATAGAAAACACGAGAATATATTTCGTTGACAGACATGTCAACCCAATGTTAGTCACGACACGTCGGTGTCTGTGGTTCTTCGCGTCTTTACCATATTTGATAATCCTTTCGTGTCATATTAGAAGACATTATACCAAGCTTGGTATCTGAACTTTCATCGTAGGATATTGTTGGAAATAAGACATAACTGTCCTTTGGATCAGTTAAATTGGGAGAAATATGTGTTGCAATGTTACTAACACTTTTTCAAGGTATAACCAGTCGTCCTCTTTTAGCATTTGCCAAAGAGTACTATACATAACGTATacatatatctatatatctcttatatattttattttcttgatgatATCTCATCgtgaaaattttcctttctcTTGTCGCCTCGGCATATCTACCGTACATTACGACAATATTGTGTGTCTGTAAATCAATGTCCTTTTAGCAAATCGACATATATGTAccatatattccaatagatattaataataccatCTAGCAAGAATATCCTTCCAGCATTTACCAGGTTCGGTAATCATTTCGCGTCATATTAGAGGACATTGTACCAAACTTGATATCTAAACATTTACCAtaggatattaatagtaagACTTAGTACAAGTATAGTTCCAGGAAACTTGAATAATTATTGTTGATTTCTCAAGTTCAcatataatatttgttgaattCCCAGCTTTTTGTCTGACATAGTATTCTAAAAGcattaaataaatcaagaaaaacaGCTTGCGTGGCGTAATGGCAACGCGTCTGACTTCTAATCAGAAGATTCTGGGTTCGACCCCCAGCGTGAGtgctttctttttttaataaaccCAGAAGTACTTCTTTCCCTCCAAATCAGGATCAACTCTTCTGAATAGAACCCCCCAGGTATAGAAGATTGTCATTGGAGattttaaatcttttaaaaaagGCTTTGTATATCTTATTCGTTTTACCATATTTAATGTTACATAGACGTTTTTTTTATAACGCAATTGGTTTTATATTGTATAGACAGGTGGATGGCATAGAAAGCATTTGATGCATAAGATTGTCGAAATCGAAATTTTTGTTATCTAGAAACCTAATCCACCATTAGAATATGCCATAGGTTTAACTGCTGGATGTTCAACAGCTTTGAAAGtttcaatcaataaatcatcatcatcattaccatTTTGGGCAATTATACCTTTACCTGGTACAACGTGGATGATACCACCCATATTACCTTGAGAATCACAATAGTTGGGAGCACTGAATACTGTTACTAAGTTACCGTTTTGCTCGAATTCAATACCGTTCATCCTAACCTCATGGGATCTGAAGATTTTGCgtagtttatttttctctaaGAAATTCTTAGTAATATCCGAACCAAATGAGAAACCTAACCCACGTTGTGAAGGACCAAATCCATCCTTTTCTTGTGGATCAGACCAAAGTAACTCCATAAATAAACCTTCCCTTGGAGGTTGAGTAAAtctattaatttttctaatatcatcaacagTCAAAGATGTATCACTTGGTAAACCACCGTGCATAACCAAATAGTTATCGTTAATTAAAGTAGCTAATGGTAAACTTTCAAAACTCCTAGAGAACATTTCGAAGATACGTGGggaatatttatatttacattCGTCTTCAAATCCATACATTTTGTTCATATTATCTGTTTCATGATTACCtctattcaagaaaatattctttgggaataaaatcttcaaagaaTAAAACAACAATGCCACTTCACATGACCAAGAACCACGATCGACAAAATCACCATTGAACAAGTATGTATGTTTCTCGCCAACTTTACCgaatttcttgaatatatttaaaacaTCATAAAATTGACCATGAGTATCACCACAAACAGAAATCTTCATAGCATCCTCATCATTGTCTTGTTGTTTGTTATTTGACAGTTCGACAAGACTTGGTTCATCTCTGAATAATCTGTCAGCATGAGAAATAATAGCAGCAGCGTATTTCTTTGGAATGTTTTTCCCTTTCAAGAAGACATCATTAACCATCTTGGAAATAAACTCTTGTGACATATTCTTAATAGCTACGCCACCTACACTTGTTGATTTGTCACCGTTTTCATCGACATACAGTTGTTCAAAATCCAATATTGGACCTTCATATTTAACCAAATCAGAATTAGCATCAAATGAGCTAAGATTAAGCACTTGACATGGGTTAACTCTATCAGTATCATCGCCGCCAATGGCCTTCTTAAATCTTTCCTCTCTAATGACTTTTTCACACATATCCAAAGCTCTCTTGGCAGTGGCATCACTAGGCTTAGCCTTTAACACAATAGAAAGATCATTCTTTGCCTTCTTAAAATGCAATAAACCTAACTGTGATAACCCACGTCTATGATAAGCTTTAATATTCTTAGGATCCAATTCCAGGGCACTATTACAATCATCTAGACAACTTTGGAAATTGTCTAGTTTCAATTGGGCTAATGCTctattagaaaagaaaattgacTGTGTGGAGTCAAGTTCGATAGCCTTTGTGTAATATTCGACAGCTTTTGTgtattttttctctttaatGTATTTATTACcttcattttttaaatCGATGGCTTGTTGAGCAGCTTCTGTGGTTGGAGTAGTGGACATGGTTAACGGTTCAACGGGCTGTGAATCTCCTCTATTAATGTCGATAAGTGATCAAGGAGACACCTTGGAAAGATATGGTAGTGCAACTTCCGGATTATTTCTGTGAGCTACAACGATCAACTTTTTTGTGCTCATCACTTtagtaatatttttttgtataaatattatatacttttgaagaatttttcaaattttttgcttttttCCTAATGAAGTAACCGCCCACGGAAACCGCAATGAGTATATTATATCAAATTCTATATGTTCTAGAAAAGATTTACGTACAGTAGTAGtaagatgaagaagacgaGGTAGATAATGCATGATGGAAACATCAGTTAAAAGGTTTCCATCCTGAACTATGTACGTATTTGCTTGGCGTTGGATATGATTATGctttttgaatttagaaaatgtGAAACGATTGTTCGCGAGGGGAAGGTAGTGTGCCCCTGTCTTAGCCATTTCAGTAAAAAACGGATCTTTgtattaataatttgtaGAAATGAGCTACTTTACTTAAGTTAAAAGTCGGCCGCTCCCCGAGCTCCGTAGTTCTACTTGATGCCAATGTGCCTGTCAAGTGTTTCGAGATTCacttcaaaattttctaaaCTTTTTAAGATCTGTGGAGTTTTGTAGAAGAGGGAACGGAGGTACACCTAGATCTGAGTACTCagtattttttgaaatgtgTCAGAAGAGCATGGTTTAAGAAGGAGGGGTCTGAGGAAAAGATTCACATTTTCACTCCCAATAAAGAACATGTATGGACGAATAATCATGAAATGTCGAAACAGAAGGATGCTTCTTTTGGTTTCAAAATCTCATATAAGGAACGTGGTATTCCCATTCAAACTCGAGTTAGTATTTACTCTTCCTCCCTTAAGTAACATATCGTAACTTCACTAATCAACTTCTGAAGAAAGtataaaagaagagaatatctttttttgaATGAAACGGATTAGAATATGAACCTAAAGGCTCAAAAGCTGAAGAGCTCAAGACTACTTTAGATGCATCCCCTTATTGTTGCGATATACAATCAAAATACAATGAGCAAACAGTCCCGGTGACAAAACAAATTCCTAGtcaagaataaaaaataagtaTATATCAATTTTATAAATTACAGTTTAAAATATGTAACAGAGTCGGCTTCCTATCTTGCTTCTATAAatacaatttttaaatgCGCCAAATTTCTCTTACCATTCAATACCTTCCAAATAGACATTCTTATCTTGATCAGAAGcatctttattatcattaaataatgtatcgaatttttcaaattccaAGACAGGTaaaactttcaatttccttgAAGATTCAGcgtttaataatgaatcgTACCCCCAATCCAAAAAATCTTCCATATTATAGCTCATTTTCTTAAATGGTTGAGCGAAGATCTTAGCTAACGTGGCAACATTAGCATGATAATGGTTCATTAACGTTGCCAATTCCCAAAGAGATGAATCTAATGCATGTGTTAATTCTGGGTTTATTTCTGTTATATCGAATGGATCTTTATAATTGGTCTTCaagtttttcaaatttaatatttcttcttcagtttgAAATGGATCCGATAAAAATTGTGGGTTATGTAACATTATCATACATGTTGGATGTTTCCTGATTAAATTATAAACGAATGGGATTACTGAGACGATAGCTGATGGTGATGCGTTTAATGTGaatcttgataattttttaatgaatgatGCTATTAAATGTGCTGATAAATGTGATGATGATAGGAAAATATCCATTAATCTGAAGAATCTTGGTCTATATTTCACATGCATTAAATTTGGTGTAATTAATTGATATAGTTTTGTGtaaaaatttggatattCTAAATTATAACGTTTCATTAATTCGAATAACCCATTTAATGCCAGGATTGGTATGACACCGGCGTCTTC includes the following:
- the FRQ1 gene encoding frequenin (similar to Saccharomyces cerevisiae FRQ1 (YDR373W); ancestral locus Anc_5.444), translating into MGAKTSKLSKDDLTSLKQSTYFDRREIQQWHKGFLRDCPQGHLTRDDFVKIYKQFFPFGSPDDFANHLFSVFDKDDNGFIDFKEFITVLSTTSRGTLEEKLVWAFQLYDLNHDGYITYDEMLTVVSSVYKMMGSMVKLNDDEATPQLRVDKIFSLMDKDQDGYITLDEFREGSRVDPSIISALNLYEGLV
- the LOA1 gene encoding lysophosphatidic acid acyltransferase LOA1 (similar to Saccharomyces cerevisiae VPS66 (YPR139C); ancestral locus Anc_3.477), whose protein sequence is MEKFTNWRDKGTGIAPFLPPTSGNNKDPNVVIQLGYGLILLIKMIIISPLIILFHITGSRTVLKWNLGSLFGWKSDINVVGVKRRLVKPEKHYPMKSQLYVVNYQSSLDCLMLYLISQGSCSFLVPDSDGSIYKMRLFKFICFTLNGSLNVTKYSKEKVQNLGALKNTVNFLFIEGTCSNGKSVLPFGINSSELKSFIDPEWEMNNRHNFDIQNIILKINNSLVTPLPVGKFTFLIRMLTKKVHYKCKITEPQRISATLDELRSSLNDGDKYKLVSKTLGIESKREFVEKYTKTRKV
- the TAZ1 gene encoding lysophosphatidylcholine acyltransferase (similar to Saccharomyces cerevisiae TAZ1 (YPR140W); ancestral locus Anc_3.478), with protein sequence MSFPDVLRNGDDFLKQYPRQSRIWTILSYGTSLITVSLSKLFLHTFYSIKVNNFEVLEKAVQTAENENRGIMTMMNHMSMVDDPTFWAAFPLRLYRQKENIRWCLGAENICFQNKFLGYMFSLGQVLSTKRFGVGPFQGSIDAAIRLLSPDDSLESLTWRPSKGINESLKQQQNSSSLTNPPIRRNKPSWVHVYPEGFVLQLHPPYSNSMRYFKWGITRMILESTKPPVIVPIFTTGFENIISEESEESFLKQLWKSFGTEINITIGDPLDNKLIDNFRNEWNQLVEKYFDPENPTNLSTRLKYGEEAQDLRSRVAAELRNHVAKIRHDVRNLPKEDPRFQSPAWWKKYTSSEGKSDPDVKFIGKNWAIKRLQNILNIEPAMDNNNNGDETRNKRETSSNKPDIKKD
- the KAR3 gene encoding Kar3p (similar to Saccharomyces cerevisiae KAR3 (YPR141C); ancestral locus Anc_3.479), coding for MRRNNERTYSNSLLPKTPIRYSTGGSGTSSIPDVNFTNDLDKQYKRRFTTTPPRPAISRTQAKRPTNSNESTSVRASLIGSSDGNNSIIPNDNNDNCSNYSPDKNLTSFHKDSIVELNQLQEELFQKKTIFDNLRDELNVNKDEYANLQSEWEKLYKEKNSKEQLLKSKENEIRNLNEKLTNKKKYLNEGHQLHLKQLEAKNNAEFNKMENEYRLKIEKLKQSKIKKFEDNRNALLNKVEDISNKILTNDDTLKVMLADVEEKNRTIKEEWLQKYHAEWKTNLEINEKITNEVGSLNERIEKELEPKAKAQKSEIKNLKEKLDDLQNILKTTQSESSNLESEILENDLKVEEKLRRKVELEDYIENTEVDLKEINEILIKEETMRRSLHNTLQELRGNIRVYCRIRPPILPQESNNTSHLKVSEFDDNNGTQTLEIQKALNNNSSNNSTTLKFKFDKIFNQNETNDDVFKEVGQLVQSSLDGYNVCIFAYGQTGSGKTYTMLHPKDGIIPATISHIFNWTNNLKERGWKYEIECEFVEIYNENIVDLLRNEHDNNGKVNDLLASPSQSNSTKHEIRHDPETQTTKVTNITTCKLDSKITVDNILRRANKLRSTASTLSNEHSSRSHSIFIIHLKGTNEITGEKSYGILNLVDLAGSERINSSQVTGERLRETQNINRSLSCLGDVIHALTGSEKDKENAKKRHIPFRNSKLTYLLQYSLIGNSKTLMFVNISPSINYVNETLNSLRFASKVNSAKMGGATISK
- the RRP15 gene encoding rRNA-processing protein RRP15 (similar to Saccharomyces cerevisiae RRP15 (YPR143W); ancestral locus Anc_3.480), translating into MSSKGSVTVRKPKMEKVRDEQDTKVKGLEANNSLKELSGSDDSEEEADEIQDDELDLSDVSSVSEANGSEDDGSDAHERGEEDEEEGDDFPKKKKSKKSKHDDGSNDFSSAVNAILSSHLKAYDRKDPIMARNKKVLKKNESDKLEQQARRVLTTERKKLLNKARKKDIIPIASGENQNGEEIRAVLEKETKLRKIAQKGVVKLFNAILSTQVKTEKEIATTMGDIKNRKERETLITEVSKEKFLDLVKAAGEDN
- the PPT1 gene encoding protein serine/threonine phosphatase (similar to Saccharomyces cerevisiae PPT1 (YGR123C); ancestral locus Anc_3.481), whose protein sequence is MSTTPTTEAAQQAIDLKNEGNKYIKEKKYTKAVEYYTKAIELDSTQSIFFSNRALAQLKLDNFQSCLDDCNSALELDPKNIKAYHRRGLSQLGLLHFKKAKNDLSIVLKAKPSDATAKRALDMCEKVIREERFKKAIGGDDTDRVNPCQVLNLSSFDANSDLVKYEGPILDFEQLYVDENGDKSTSVGGVAIKNMSQEFISKMVNDVFLKGKNIPKKYAAAIISHADRLFRDEPSLVELSNNKQQDNDEDAMKISVCGDTHGQFYDVLNIFKKFGKVGEKHTYLFNGDFVDRGSWSCEVALLFYSLKILFPKNIFLNRGNHETDNMNKMYGFEDECKYKYSPRIFEMFSRSFESLPLATLINDNYLVMHGGLPSDTSLTVDDIRKINRFTQPPREGLFMELLWSDPQEKDGFGPSQRGLGFSFGSDITKNFLEKNKLRKIFRSHEVRMNGIEFEQNGNLVTVFSAPNYCDSQGNMGGIIHVVPGKGIIAQNGNDDDDLLIETFKAVEHPAVKPMAYSNGGLGF